In the Arenicella chitinivorans genome, CACGTTAGTCAACTCAGTGGTGGTCATCGATACTGAATTGATCGTCAGGATCTTGCCGCTGTTCTCGTCAGCGACTTTGTCACCGAAACGCATGAGCCAGTCACCTTCTGCGGGGCGTCTCAGTGGTAAACTTGGTTGTTGCGTATTGGTAAACTCAATCTCGCTCCATTTCGACGGTTCGCGTACTAAGTTACGCGCGTAATCTGTGCTTAGCGGGTCCGTCGTTTGATTAGTGATGGGTTGATGGATGATCTCGATACTGCGGAAGTTATCCAACGTTTGCTGATGGTCGTCGATGTATACGACGTATTCACCCGGTAATGTATCGAGGTCGATGCCGATCAATACACGCCAGGCTTCGGGCTTCTCAAGCACGACCGCTTCATACAAGCCATAGCGCACTTCCGGCACATGGTCTGATTTTTTCTCGATCTCTAACTCAACCACACCACCAGGGTAATTAGTTTGTCCGTATACAGGTGTGGCGCTGAGTAGTTGGCTTGCCAGTAACCATGCTGCCAAGATGCGTACTTTAATCATTCGGGGTAATCTCATCCACGGTGCATCCTAACTGTGCGTCCGACACACGCACCCGAATAGTGGCACCGACCGAGGTTTGAGCGCCGTGCTTAAGAACGGCGTTGTTTTCGGTATGGGCGATCGCAAAGCCGCGATCGAGTGTCGCCAGTGGGCTGACAAGATGCAATTGATTGCCCATGGCACGCAATCGCTCCTGAGCGTGGTTCAAGAGTCGTTGTTCGGCACCTCGCAGTCGTTTTGTCACGTCATTTTGCTGCGCCTGGTGTTGTCGAATTTGTTTGATCGGGTTATTGCGAGTGAGGCGTTGACCTTGCGCGTTGAGACGGTCTCGCCGGTATTGACGTTGTCGCTGCTGACCGCTGACCAAGGCTGCACTGAGTTTCCCGAGTCGCTCAAATTTATTGCTTAACTGTTGCCGAGGATGCACGAGCTGTCGGCCAGTCATGTCCACATTTTGTGCTCGTCGTTGGAACTGACGCTTTATGCTCAGTGGTAAGCGCTGCCCAAGTGCGTTCAGCTGAGTCTGCAATTGAGTGGTATCTGGGCTTAGCAGTTCGGCAGCCGCGGTCGGTGTTGGCGCGCGCAAATCCGCGACCAAGTCCGCGATGGTGACATCGACTTCATGACCGACACCGCTCACCACCGGAATGGGGCAGTTGTAGATAGCACGTGCAACTTGCTCATCATTAAAGCTCCACAAGTCTTCGAGTGAACCACCGCCGCGACTCACAATGAGAACATCACAATGCTGATGCGCAACTGCCGCGTTGATGGCAGCCACGATGGATGCGGCTGCCGTATCGCCCTGGACCAAGCTCGGATAAATGATAACCGGAATGCCTGGGCAGCGGCGTTGCAGCGTGGTCAAAATATCGCGCACGGCGGCCCCCGAACTCGAGGTAACCAAACCAATGCACTGGGCAAACTTCGGCACCGCTTGTTTATGTGCTTGACTGAACAAGCCTTCAGCATTCAATTTTTGTTTAAGCTCTTCATAGCGCCGTTGCAGTATTCCTTCGCCGGCTTCTTCGATGTATTGCACAATGCATTGCAGGTCACCACGCGCAGTATAGACCGAAATTTTTGCCCGCACTCGCACCAGGTCGCCCACTTTGGGGCGGTAACGGTTTACGCTGGCCCGCCCCTTAAACATGGCGCAGCGCAACTGTGAGCGCTCATCTTTCAAGCTAAAGTAAAGGTGCCCAGACGCGGGAGAGCTCAACGACGACAATTCGCCTTCGATCCAGATTTCGGGGTAACTCGCTTCCATTAAGCGACGCATTTCATCAGCCAGTTCGCTGACCTTAAAAATGGTGGGGTTCTGGTTCATGCTGCGCGGGAAACTATTGGGTTTACGGATTTGGCCATTGATGTGCATTCTAGACTAAATGCATGGTCGTGAAAAAAAAATTGGATTTTTATCGATAAGTTGGACGCGCCGGTAGGCGAGACCGAAATGGTTCGTTATAATCCGCTGGCGGTGGTGGTTAGTCTCCACAGTGGCGATAGATGGTGAACCCGGTCAGGCCCGGAAGGGAGCAGCCGTAGCGATCGATTCGGGTGCTGTGATCAGGTTAGCCGCCGCCGTCTTTAATATAATTTTGCCTCACTGAACTGCACAAAGCAGGTTGCCACTGAATGTGCGCCGGTGTGTGGCAAAACGCGAAAATTTGCAGCCTTGTCATCCATCGTGTTGCTCGAATACAATGCGATAATTCGTTCTCGGTTACAGAGAACGCCTAACTGACAACCCCAAACACC is a window encoding:
- the xseA gene encoding exodeoxyribonuclease VII large subunit, which codes for MNQNPTIFKVSELADEMRRLMEASYPEIWIEGELSSLSSPASGHLYFSLKDERSQLRCAMFKGRASVNRYRPKVGDLVRVRAKISVYTARGDLQCIVQYIEEAGEGILQRRYEELKQKLNAEGLFSQAHKQAVPKFAQCIGLVTSSSGAAVRDILTTLQRRCPGIPVIIYPSLVQGDTAAASIVAAINAAVAHQHCDVLIVSRGGGSLEDLWSFNDEQVARAIYNCPIPVVSGVGHEVDVTIADLVADLRAPTPTAAAELLSPDTTQLQTQLNALGQRLPLSIKRQFQRRAQNVDMTGRQLVHPRQQLSNKFERLGKLSAALVSGQQRQRQYRRDRLNAQGQRLTRNNPIKQIRQHQAQQNDVTKRLRGAEQRLLNHAQERLRAMGNQLHLVSPLATLDRGFAIAHTENNAVLKHGAQTSVGATIRVRVSDAQLGCTVDEITPND
- a CDS encoding peptidoglycan DD-metalloendopeptidase family protein; the encoded protein is MIKVRILAAWLLASQLLSATPVYGQTNYPGGVVELEIEKKSDHVPEVRYGLYEAVVLEKPEAWRVLIGIDLDTLPGEYVVYIDDHQQTLDNFRSIEIIHQPITNQTTDPLSTDYARNLVREPSKWSEIEFTNTQQPSLPLRRPAEGDWLMRFGDKVADENSGKILTINSVSMTTTELTNVIAPQNAIVSRVSTDTETGRSQIYLDHGRGLFSLIDGVFDVTVEPGNGVIAGAMLGNTGSPSDRSEPVTLYWQTRMNHTLVDPAILMQLSPN